The Nocardia arthritidis genome has a window encoding:
- a CDS encoding FtsK/SpoIIIE domain-containing protein, whose amino-acid sequence MLVSAGAIGAVGVMAKWRRLGAGRRPITVDDIVADASDELRTAVRIFADPMNTNVMLSALDLGSWDGGFPHIGGYDYDDHGLYVDILMLGGQSLKDWTSEETLAKFATYLQVPRVTASSPEPSWVRLQVRVYDTLAVPTSASGTVHNGVDLEAVPVGRTESGALWLLRVLYAHILLAGATGSGKGGVLWSLIAGLGPAIKAGLVDVWVADPKGGMEFGLGRKLWVRFSYDADGILAMLAEAVKLMQERAARLREAGVRKHIPTAEEPLIVIIIDEAAALSAYATREQRLEFDRLTGLLLSQGRAVGVSVIAALQDPSKETMPNRQLFPVRVGLRLDEKTQTVMVHGQGAPDRGALCHEISEHTPGVGYVGEDGTTEFVRVRAFLVSDIDIDALVDMYAPDQGVDYRPQADYSDFDPDDLGDNDGEMGMAA is encoded by the coding sequence TTGCTGGTTTCCGCGGGCGCGATCGGTGCCGTGGGTGTGATGGCGAAATGGCGTCGCCTCGGAGCTGGTCGACGGCCGATCACCGTTGACGACATCGTTGCCGATGCTTCGGACGAATTACGCACGGCGGTAAGGATTTTCGCCGATCCGATGAACACTAACGTCATGCTTTCGGCTCTCGACTTGGGGTCGTGGGACGGCGGGTTCCCCCATATAGGTGGTTACGACTACGACGACCACGGCTTGTATGTCGACATTCTGATGCTTGGCGGTCAGTCGTTGAAGGACTGGACCAGCGAGGAGACCTTGGCGAAATTCGCGACGTATCTCCAGGTGCCTCGGGTGACGGCGTCGTCGCCTGAGCCGAGCTGGGTCCGTCTCCAGGTGCGGGTGTATGACACCCTCGCTGTCCCGACATCGGCGTCGGGCACGGTTCACAACGGGGTGGACCTGGAGGCGGTTCCGGTCGGCCGCACCGAATCCGGCGCCCTGTGGCTGCTGCGTGTCCTGTACGCCCACATCCTTCTTGCCGGTGCTACCGGGTCCGGTAAGGGCGGGGTGTTGTGGTCGCTGATCGCCGGACTCGGCCCCGCGATCAAAGCGGGTCTGGTGGATGTGTGGGTGGCAGATCCCAAGGGTGGCATGGAATTCGGGCTGGGCCGGAAACTGTGGGTGCGGTTTTCCTACGACGCGGACGGCATCCTGGCCATGCTCGCCGAAGCCGTGAAACTCATGCAGGAGCGGGCCGCGAGGTTGCGGGAAGCCGGTGTGCGCAAACACATCCCCACCGCCGAGGAGCCGCTGATCGTGATCATCATCGACGAAGCCGCCGCGCTGTCGGCGTATGCGACCCGCGAACAACGGCTGGAGTTCGACCGGCTGACCGGGCTGCTGCTGTCCCAAGGCCGTGCGGTCGGGGTGAGTGTCATTGCGGCGCTGCAAGATCCGTCGAAGGAGACGATGCCCAACCGGCAGCTGTTCCCGGTAAGGGTCGGGCTGCGCCTGGATGAGAAGACCCAGACAGTCATGGTGCACGGTCAAGGCGCGCCAGATCGCGGCGCCCTGTGCCACGAGATCAGCGAACACACACCCGGTGTCGGCTACGTCGGTGAGGACGGCACCACCGAGTTCGTGCGGGTGCGAGCGTTCCTGGTCTCCGACATCGACATTGACGCCCTGGTCGACATGTATGCCCCCGATCAGGGCGTCGACTACCGCCCGCAGGCCGATTACAGCGATTTCGATCCCGATGACCTCGGCGACAACGACGGAGAGATGGGGATGGCGGCATGA
- a CDS encoding helix-turn-helix domain-containing protein: MSQLLTEEEVRKRIPIGHSKYYELIGSGELRSVKIGRRRFVTERAVAEYISRLDGGDGE, encoded by the coding sequence ATGTCGCAGTTGCTCACCGAAGAGGAAGTTCGCAAGCGGATTCCGATCGGGCACAGCAAGTATTACGAGTTGATCGGTTCGGGGGAGTTGCGGTCGGTGAAGATCGGGCGTCGGCGGTTCGTGACGGAAAGAGCTGTGGCCGAATATATTTCGCGACTCGACGGCGGTGACGGTGAGTAG
- a CDS encoding helitron helicase-like domain-containing protein: protein MSAPNTEDGRTETLVSGPAAPARQTAAERRALPNLYEIAQAAAEKYEVCQRPIPMRVEDPRTGTVTYEAAPCKSTIESVCPACAKANRALRIAQCREGWHLEAEPDSDKNDPTPAQLELLTARADLADQYRQALADQDNDLAESIRQRVMELDRELRETGLRGRLPALDATGKDRRRRSTRRRQDVPNLPRRKVAKTTVGKVFAGRFQPSMFVTLTMPSYGRIHRDNIVDATGKPCSDGSPVNPDSYDYTTAARDIVFFSKLVDRWIQNLRRAVGWDVQYFATVEPQKRGAPHLHILIRGAISREILRQVTAATYHQVWWPHFNPDNRVYSGAHQPVWDHKRATFVDPDSGRPLTYWDDALDVLDSIDNLTPAHTVRFGEQMDRKHITGVLAGTEKAGRTIGYVTKYLVKSISEIVEPQSDQAAEHYDRLHAELRHVPCSPRCAVWLEYGIVPQGATDKTVPGRCKGKAHRRDTLGLPGRRVLVSRRWSNKTLPDHKADRAEFVRQLLAAVGIEKPDTSHLKVTPVEPGDKSRPLREHLIMGAIAKRTVWRAEYLRARLAADPPEPPETSAIPTAA, encoded by the coding sequence ATGAGCGCGCCCAACACCGAGGACGGCCGGACCGAGACCCTGGTGTCCGGTCCGGCCGCCCCGGCCCGCCAGACCGCGGCCGAGCGTCGGGCCCTGCCGAACCTGTACGAGATCGCCCAAGCCGCCGCCGAGAAGTACGAGGTGTGCCAGCGCCCGATCCCGATGCGGGTGGAAGACCCCCGGACCGGGACCGTCACCTACGAAGCCGCTCCCTGCAAATCGACGATCGAATCGGTGTGCCCGGCCTGCGCCAAAGCCAACCGAGCCTTGCGGATCGCACAGTGCCGGGAAGGTTGGCACCTCGAAGCCGAACCCGACAGCGACAAAAACGATCCGACTCCGGCGCAGCTCGAATTGCTCACCGCGAGAGCCGATCTCGCCGACCAATACCGGCAGGCCCTCGCCGACCAGGACAACGATCTCGCCGAGAGCATTCGGCAACGGGTGATGGAGCTGGACCGGGAGCTGCGCGAGACCGGGCTGCGTGGCCGTCTCCCGGCCTTGGACGCCACCGGGAAGGATCGGCGTCGACGCTCGACCCGGCGGCGCCAGGACGTCCCGAACCTGCCGCGCCGCAAGGTCGCCAAAACCACTGTCGGGAAAGTGTTCGCGGGCCGGTTCCAACCCTCGATGTTCGTCACGCTGACCATGCCGTCCTACGGGCGCATCCACCGCGACAACATCGTCGACGCGACCGGTAAGCCGTGTTCGGATGGTTCGCCGGTGAACCCGGACAGCTACGACTACACCACCGCAGCGCGGGACATCGTGTTCTTCTCCAAGCTGGTCGACCGCTGGATTCAGAACCTGCGCCGCGCGGTCGGCTGGGACGTGCAGTACTTCGCCACTGTCGAACCCCAGAAGCGCGGTGCCCCGCACCTGCACATCCTGATCCGTGGCGCGATTTCCCGCGAGATCCTGCGGCAGGTCACCGCGGCGACCTACCACCAGGTGTGGTGGCCCCACTTCAATCCGGACAACCGCGTCTACAGCGGTGCGCACCAGCCGGTGTGGGACCACAAGCGCGCCACCTTCGTCGACCCGGACTCCGGACGGCCGCTGACCTATTGGGATGACGCCCTGGACGTCCTCGACAGCATCGACAACCTGACCCCGGCGCACACGGTGCGGTTCGGCGAGCAGATGGACCGCAAGCACATCACAGGTGTGCTCGCCGGTACGGAAAAGGCCGGCCGCACTATCGGCTACGTCACCAAGTACCTGGTGAAGTCCATCTCCGAAATCGTTGAACCGCAATCGGATCAGGCCGCCGAACACTACGACCGGCTCCACGCCGAACTCCGGCACGTGCCATGCTCGCCCCGCTGCGCGGTGTGGCTCGAATACGGCATCGTCCCCCAGGGCGCCACCGACAAGACCGTCCCCGGCCGCTGCAAGGGCAAAGCCCACCGCCGAGACACCCTCGGCCTGCCCGGCCGCCGCGTCCTCGTCTCCCGCCGCTGGTCGAACAAGACCCTGCCGGACCACAAGGCAGACCGTGCCGAATTTGTTCGGCAACTACTCGCCGCGGTCGGCATCGAAAAGCCGGATACCTCGCACTTGAAGGTGACCCCGGTCGAGCCCGGAGACAAGTCCAGGCCCTTGCGCGAGCACCTGATCATGGGCGCCATCGCCAAACGCACCGTATGGCGCGCGGAATACCTGAGAGCCCGGCTGGCCGCCGACCCACCAGAGCCACCAGAAACTTCGGCAATTCCAACAGCGGCGTAG
- a CDS encoding DUF305 domain-containing protein, whose product MDEPETGAVRGQRTALFVLGAIGLLLIGFAVGLLARQPLDRPATPAPNSVDIGFAQDMAAHHAQAVEMAGIALIGSTDNDVRRIAYDIMTSQESQIGRMQGWLQTWGQPEQGVNGHMGWMTEQPTHDHTGGNHGMTGPVTTMPGMAGENELAALRKATGAQLDTMFLQLMLRHHQGGQPMMRYAAQYAATTEIRTLADSMAQAQQSEAELITTMLTARNAKPLPN is encoded by the coding sequence ATGGACGAGCCGGAAACCGGCGCCGTGCGTGGACAGCGCACCGCACTGTTCGTACTCGGCGCAATCGGACTGCTGCTGATCGGATTCGCCGTCGGCCTCCTCGCCCGGCAACCGCTCGACCGCCCCGCGACACCCGCACCGAACAGCGTCGACATCGGCTTCGCCCAAGATATGGCCGCCCACCACGCCCAAGCCGTCGAAATGGCCGGGATCGCGCTCATCGGCTCCACCGACAACGACGTGCGCCGCATCGCCTACGACATCATGACCAGCCAGGAAAGCCAGATCGGCCGCATGCAGGGCTGGCTGCAAACCTGGGGACAACCCGAACAGGGCGTCAACGGACATATGGGCTGGATGACCGAACAACCCACCCACGACCACACCGGCGGCAACCACGGCATGACCGGACCGGTGACGACCATGCCCGGCATGGCCGGCGAAAACGAACTGGCCGCACTGCGCAAAGCCACCGGCGCCCAACTCGACACCATGTTCCTGCAACTGATGCTGCGCCACCACCAAGGCGGGCAACCCATGATGCGCTACGCCGCCCAATACGCCGCCACCACCGAAATCCGCACCCTCGCCGACTCCATGGCACAAGCCCAGCAAAGCGAGGCCGAACTCATCACCACCATGCTCACCGCACGCAACGCCAAACCACTCCCCAACTAA
- a CDS encoding tyrosine-type recombinase/integrase: MSRQQLPPQIKKLSVLDRGTGKQVVRYQLIADAGRNPQTGKRQQVRRRFATEREARKALADITGDVESDNFVARNDVTVEQVCVEWIESLHWARKTTIAGYEYNLAPWREQHGPLLVQKFNRRQLDELVRKLKKGGTTTAKGKVRRPWANRSLKRTVETISMVLDYAKERKLVSHNVAKAVKPKKGKTSKPKPFTPEEVVRVLGGLDGDRDEHAWHLALRGLRRSEVGGLRWPGVDFENKTLDVEIGRASAGGKAVEDDPKTDASIRTLPLDNEMVEVLRRAHRRQAADKLQLGDAYDDKGYVVCNEDGTPYHPDTLTHRWATMLKRVGVRHIRLHDARHTCGTIMHLRKVPLAVIAAWLGHADASVTARIYTHSQDEAMADAAKVYGGVVTTSDTQAG; encoded by the coding sequence GTGAGTAGGCAGCAGCTCCCACCGCAGATCAAGAAGTTGTCGGTCCTGGATCGTGGCACCGGTAAGCAGGTAGTCCGTTATCAGTTGATCGCGGACGCGGGCCGCAATCCGCAAACCGGAAAGCGCCAGCAGGTCCGACGGCGATTCGCGACCGAGCGGGAAGCGCGAAAAGCGTTGGCGGACATTACCGGTGATGTTGAATCCGACAACTTTGTCGCGCGGAACGATGTCACGGTCGAACAGGTCTGCGTGGAATGGATCGAAAGCCTGCACTGGGCGCGAAAGACCACGATCGCGGGCTACGAATACAACCTGGCTCCGTGGCGGGAACAGCACGGTCCTTTGCTGGTGCAGAAGTTCAACCGCAGGCAGCTGGACGAACTCGTCCGGAAGCTGAAGAAGGGCGGCACCACAACGGCGAAAGGAAAGGTGCGCCGACCGTGGGCAAACCGCTCCTTGAAACGGACGGTCGAGACCATCTCGATGGTGCTGGACTACGCGAAGGAACGAAAACTGGTGTCGCACAATGTCGCTAAAGCGGTGAAGCCGAAGAAGGGCAAGACATCGAAGCCCAAACCCTTTACGCCGGAGGAAGTCGTCCGGGTGCTCGGTGGCCTGGACGGTGACCGGGACGAGCACGCCTGGCATCTGGCGTTGAGGGGCTTGCGCCGCAGCGAGGTCGGTGGGTTGCGCTGGCCTGGAGTCGATTTCGAGAACAAGACGCTCGATGTCGAGATCGGCCGGGCCTCCGCGGGTGGTAAGGCGGTGGAGGACGATCCGAAGACCGATGCATCGATCCGGACGTTGCCGCTCGACAACGAGATGGTGGAGGTGCTGCGCCGGGCTCATCGCCGCCAGGCCGCAGACAAGCTGCAACTGGGGGATGCCTACGACGACAAGGGCTACGTCGTGTGCAACGAGGACGGCACCCCCTATCATCCGGATACCCTGACTCACCGCTGGGCGACGATGCTGAAAAGGGTTGGCGTGCGGCACATCCGATTGCATGATGCTCGTCACACCTGCGGCACGATCATGCACCTGCGCAAGGTGCCCCTGGCGGTGATCGCCGCGTGGCTCGGTCACGCCGACGCGAGCGTGACAGCGAGGATCTACACCCACTCCCAGGATGAGGCCATGGCCGACGCCGCGAAGGTTTACGGGGGAGTTGTGACAACCAGTGACACTCAGGCTGGTTGA
- a CDS encoding DUF3105 domain-containing protein: MPSRTSAKSAKAVRAAAKSSSSRKRGKVKGQLPEKRRIPWPAVGAAVLIIALVGALAYSLVPKYQHRADEEKFTPSAQKQDPSDQIPGVVKKKYEQGYHVSATQRVNYDQKPPFGGPHDFAWATCTGIVYPKAIRTENAVHSLEHGAVWITYNPDKMDAAGVDALKQKVSGQQYTLMSPYPGLDTPISLQSWGHQLKLNDPGDKRIDEFLTALRRNPYTYPERDAVCSTPAFDTDNPPPFDPTPPGPDAVQMDGKGANKDTDESAMGGLPPGIPGLPPPPGR; encoded by the coding sequence ATGCCGAGCAGGACCAGTGCCAAATCGGCCAAGGCCGTCCGGGCCGCAGCGAAATCGTCGTCGTCCCGCAAACGGGGCAAGGTCAAGGGGCAACTTCCGGAGAAGCGCCGAATTCCATGGCCGGCCGTCGGTGCCGCCGTATTGATCATCGCATTGGTCGGGGCGCTCGCCTACAGCCTGGTCCCGAAGTACCAGCACCGGGCCGACGAGGAGAAGTTCACGCCGAGCGCGCAGAAACAAGATCCGTCGGATCAGATACCGGGCGTGGTCAAGAAAAAATACGAGCAGGGCTATCACGTCAGCGCGACCCAGCGGGTCAACTACGACCAGAAGCCGCCCTTCGGCGGTCCGCACGACTTCGCGTGGGCCACCTGCACCGGCATCGTCTACCCCAAGGCGATCCGCACCGAGAATGCGGTGCATTCACTGGAACACGGTGCGGTGTGGATCACCTACAACCCCGACAAGATGGACGCGGCGGGCGTCGACGCGCTGAAACAGAAGGTCTCCGGTCAGCAGTACACGCTGATGTCGCCATATCCCGGCCTGGACACCCCGATCTCGTTGCAGTCGTGGGGACATCAGCTGAAGCTGAACGATCCCGGCGATAAGCGCATCGATGAATTCCTCACCGCGCTGCGCCGCAACCCGTACACCTATCCCGAACGCGACGCGGTCTGCTCGACACCCGCCTTCGACACCGACAACCCGCCGCCGTTCGACCCGACCCCACCCGGACCCGACGCGGTGCAGATGGACGGAAAGGGCGCGAACAAAGACACCGACGAATCCGCGATGGGCGGCCTGCCGCCGGGGATTCCGGGACTTCCGCCACCGCCGGGCCGCTGA